A stretch of Nilaparvata lugens isolate BPH chromosome 12, ASM1435652v1, whole genome shotgun sequence DNA encodes these proteins:
- the LOC120353852 gene encoding endochitinase A-like, with product MKMSSTSTTDSTKNVAMDQPMVTYSSVAATPKMTSSPAPSTIPQIPWGFPYNIWSNPHLFNQAFPGLGMMQTIPGPVAPSPPGFQPIASSPPITEPSTISKASTSTPADETSISSSPLISEPSTSTISKASTSTPADETTISSSPLISEPSTPTSIISKATTSSATITKPTTHGPIVDEETAVTRVSKSSSSSSSDELDEDEATFSVKKFNCAQTYVAKRCISAQTLSTVFEYPIIKARFVKTQWGDSYILHLLNQKNKEISIFLPRRYSSWLNKKNLDSFNRSKLKLKAKHRLVNRVIKGKELSVTVTDLTLIDCTT from the exons ATGAAAATGTCATCTACTAGCACTACTGATTCGACCAAGAACGTTGCTATGGATCAGCCAATG GTAACATACTCGAGTGTAGCAGCTACACCGAAGATGACGTCTTCGCCAGCTCCTTCGACAATACCGCAGATACCGTGGGGATTCCCGTATAATATATGGAGCAATCCCCATCTTTTCAATCAAGCATTTCCCGGATTAGGAATGATGCAAACCATTCCCGGTCCGGTTGCACCTTCACCACCAGGTTTTCAACCGATTGCATCTTCTCCTCCTATCACCGAACCGTCTACCATCTCAAAAGCGTCTACTTCCACGCCTGCTGACGAGacatctatttcttcttctcctctcatcTCCGAGCCGTCCACGTCTACTATCTCAAAAGCGTCTACTTCCACGCCTGCTGACGAGAcaactatttcttcttctcctctcatcTCCGAGCCGTCCACTCCCACGTCTATCATCTCGAAAGCGACTACTTCTTCAGCTACCATCACAAAACCGACTACACATGGTCCTATCGTTGACGAGGAGACCGCTGTCACGAGGGTGAGTAAATCTTCATCCTCATCAAGTTCGGATGAGCTTGATGAGGATGAAGCAACTTTTTCTgttaaaaaatttaattgtgCACAAACATATGTAGCAAAACGTTGTATATCTGCACAAACATTAAGTACCGTATTTGAATACCCTATTATAAAGGCTAGATTTGTGAAGACTCAGTGGGGGGATAGCTATATTCtacatttattgaatcaaaaaaataaagaaattagtATTTTCCTCCCAAGGAGATATTCGAGCTggctaaataaaaaaaacttagaTTCATTTAACAgatcaaaattaaaactaaaagcaAAACATCGACTAGTAAACAGAGTGATAAAAGGGAAGGAGTTATCGGTAACGGTTACTGACCTCACACTAATAGACTGTACCACCTAA
- the LOC120353928 gene encoding uncharacterized protein LOC120353928, with protein MPKRAKTLYKFKCLEVMCNTIHRKDKWLDHCNKKHSYKLKNNLKINYKVVEMKVNNGPWQKYIPGPSSSQSTSLDDIPHTSMSRPTQDQDEDVFESTSGSFQDRSTSEIETDAITLPLLEVTDSGLETQRSDQELEEQEEPVNFGTSDVDEPDLDILPNEDHSDPASYANLKLSPEDINVALNLENQDLSSIEFPSTSGRKFNPLWKNCILPNNSVKPRKWLVYSKKKDAVFCLPCTLFALPTERSVWGTAGYRGWTEHRGERDFVLHETSKNHISAEVARIQWISKKRGQFKGLKSLVTEENPKAFYSPTIDYSTVPKVIKETQEKLASMRQDSAWEKIESGITSFAEEHNIPLPTRQRIRKRKRFMDELAIDGCIEDPIKKVKVDIYFHVLDSLYTQLTDRFPESSLAMVTQMGYFSHDGILKMVDDKKKGLKFNPSSIENLSEYYNLDKELIVDELDIFIDVYKATYLDIDISDVMSEKKNSERTSTANPEDSLSSDHDGDEEQENVTVTDKFKKKKNVDDWMKRGFIRPYRSS; from the exons ATGCCAAAGAGAGCAAAAACTTTGTACAAATTTAAATGCCTGGAAGTGATGTGCAACACAATCCATCGCAAAGACAAATGGTTGGATCACTGTAATAAAAAGCATAGTTACAAGTTGaagaacaatttgaaaattaattataaagtAGTTGAAATGAAAGTCAACAATGGCCCATGGCAAAAATACATTCCAGGCCCAAGCTCAAGCCAATCTACTTCCCTGGATGACATCCCTCATACTTCAATGAGTAGACCTACCCAAGACCAAGATGAAGATGTTTTTGAGTCAACATCAGGAAGTTTCCAAGATAGATCTACCAGCGAGATCGAGACTGATGCTATTACTTTACCACTACTAGAAGTCACAGACTCTGGACTAGAAACACAAAG GTCAGACCAAGAACTGGAAGAACAGGAGGAACCTGTCAATTTTGGAACAAGTGATGTAGATGAACCAGACTTGGATATTTTACCTAATGAAGATCACAGTGATCCAGCTTCATATGCCAACCTCAAGCTCTCTCCTGAAGACATAAACGTGGCTCTAAATTTGGAAAATCAAGACTTATCATCAATAGAATTTCCTTCAACAAGTGGAAGAAAATTTAATCCTCTGTGGAAAAATTGTATATTACCCAATAACAGTGTGAAACCTAGGAAGTGGCTAGTGTACAGTAAAAAAAAAGACGCTGTATTTTGTTTGCCTTGCACACTATTTGCACTTCCAACGGAACGGTCTGTATGGGGAACAGCAGGCTACAGAGGATGGACAGAGCATAGAGGAGAAAGAGATTTTGTACTCCACGAGACTTCCAAAAATCATATATCTGCAGAGGTTGCCAGAAtccaatggatctcgaaaaagAGAGGGCAGTTCAAAGGTCTCAAATCACTAGTCACAGAGGAAAACCCTAAAGCTTTTTAT TCACCTACCATTGACTACAGTACAGTCCCAAAAGTTATTAAAGAAACACAGGAAAAACTGGCATCCATGCGCCAAGATTCGGCATGGGAAAAGATTGAAAGTGGCATTACTTCCTTTGCTGAAGAACACAACATTCCTTTACCCACCAGACAAAGAATcagaaaaaggaaaagattCATGGACGAGTTGGCAATTGATGGATGCATAGAAGACCCTATAAAGAAAGTAAAGGTTGATATTTATTTCCACGTTCTAGACTCTCTCTACACCCAGCTAACTGACAGATTTCCAGAAAGTTCTCTGGCTATGGTGACGCAGATGGGATATTTTTCTCATGATGGAATTTTGAAGATGGTAGATGATAAGAAGAAAGGCCTTAAATTCAATCCATCTTCAATCGAGAATCTTAGTGAATACTACAATCTAGATAAGGAGTTAATTGTAGACGAACTGGACATCTTCATTGATGTTTACAAAGCTACTTACTTGGACATAGATATTTCTGATGTAATGTCTGAGAAGAAGAACTCAGAGAGAACCAGTACTGCTAATCCCGAGGATAGTTTAAGCTCTGACCATGATGGAGATGAAGAACAGGAGAACGTTACAGTGACTGACAAgttcaagaaaaagaaaaatgttgaTGACTGGATGAAAAGAGGATTTATTAGACCATACAG GTCTTCGTAG